One window from the genome of Paramormyrops kingsleyae isolate MSU_618 chromosome 3, PKINGS_0.4, whole genome shotgun sequence encodes:
- the mrpl57 gene encoding large ribosomal subunit protein mL63, translating into MFLTLALFRKGIPGKQWIGKYRRPRHVTWQMKRNMIARLEQETENEYWLSRPFMTREQEHRHAAERRLQNWLNFKEATAGKLPEHRFIAEHLGHLNTTKKWSNQ; encoded by the coding sequence ATGTTCCTCACATTGGCGTTGTTCCGGAAGGGCATACCGGGGAAGCAGTGGATTGGGAAGTACCGGCGTCCGCGGCACGTCACCTGGCAGATGAAGCGCAACATGATCGCACGACTGGAGCAGGAGACGGAAAACGAGTACTGGCTGAGCCGCCCGTTCATGACCCGCGAGCAGGAGCACCGTCATGCGGCCGAGCGACGCCTGCAGAACTGGCTGAACTTCAAGGAGGCCACAGCTGGTAAACTGCCTGAGCACAGGTTCATTGCGGAGCACCTTGGCCACCTCAATACCACGAAGAAGTGGTCCAATCAATAA